The DNA window ATGGGCGCGCCACGCTGCCCACCCCCTCCCGGAGGAATTGCCCGATCCGGCAGTGGAACCGGAACGCATCACGCAGCCGGTGCTGCTCGTCGACGGTCCCTACGACTTCCCTGATGTGCTGCAAAGCAACCAGACGCTGCTCGCCCGGCTTCCATCGGCGGAATACGCTTCGATTCCAGACACCGCGCATTTCCCGAGCTACGAGCAGCCGGAGACGTTCGACCGGGTTGTGTTGGAGTTTCTCGAACGAACCTGGGGGAAGTGAGGGCTCTGGAGGCGCCAGCCGGATTCGAACCGGCGATCAGGGTTTTGCAAACCCGTGCCTTACCGCTTGGCTATGGCGCCGTGCTCCCCGTTCGGGATGGCAGAGTGTACCACGGTGTTGCTCCTGCGTACGCGGCAAAGCGCGCCATCCGTACATTGGCGATCGCGGGGATACTTGAGGCGCGAACGTCGCGTAGGACGAAACGAGCGAGGGAAGAATGTCGACCGAGTCACGCAGTGAGAACGCACGCCAAACGCTCTTCGAGGCGATCGATCAGCGAACCGACGAACTCATCGAAGTCGTTGCGGAACTGGTCAAGCGCCCCAGCGAACTGGGCCACGAGGCACTCGTGCAGGAGTATGTCGCGGATCATCTGCGAGGCTCTGCCGATGAGGTCGAAGTTTGGGATCTCGATGCGTCGATCTATGCGCAACCAAACGCGGGCAATAGCGGAGTCCCTTTTCCCGGACGGCCGAATGTGACGGGGAAGATTGCTGGTGCTGGCGGCGGAAAATCGATGATCCTGAACGGGCATATCGACGTGGTCAGCGCGGAGCCTGTGGATCAATGGTCGCACGATCCATGGGGCGCGGAGATCGTCGGCGACAAGATGTTCGGACGCGGCGCGTTCGACATGAAAAGCGGCGTGGCCGCCAATCTCTTCCTGCCACGCTTGCTGAAAGACACCGGGATTCGACTCAAGGGCGACCTGACCATCCATTCCGTCATCGAGGAGGAATGCACGGGCAACGGATCGCTGGCAGCGAGTCTGCGCGATCGAGCCGATGGCGCATTGGTCACCGAATCGGTCGGACGGCGTTCTCCGATCGGGCACCTTGGGGTGATCTGGTTCCGTATCGGCATCCAGGGACGGTCCGCGCACGCGGGGTGGGCCACCCTCGGTGTGAATGCCATCGTGAAGGCGGTGCCGATCATCCAGGCGCTGCACCAGCTGGATGCCGATCTCAATCTCAATGTGCATCCTCTGTATGAGGGGATCGATCACCCGATCAATCTCAACATCGGCACCATACGCGCCGGCGATTGGCCAAGCACCGTGCCAGGGTATTGCGAAATTCGCTGCCGGGTGAGCTTCTTCCCGGATATGTCCCGCGACGAGATGCACCGCACCATCGAAACGACCATCGCCGCTGCCTGTGCCGGAGATGCGTGGCTGGAGGAGCACCCGCCGGTCGTCACCTATGACGGATTCGACACCAACGGGTGCGCGATCGATGTGGACGATCCGTTCATCCGCGCACTCGAGAACGCCAGTCTGGACGCAACCGATTTTCCCCTCGAACCCAGGATGACAACAGCTGTCAACGACATGCGCTACTACATCTTCCAGGGCGTGCCATCCACCTGCTATGGCGCGGAAGGCGGCAATGCGCATGCGGTGGACGAATGGCTCGATCTGCCGTCCATGCCTCGGTTGGCGCGCACCATGGCGTCGTTCCTGGTGGATTGGTGCGGAGTTGCGTAAAACCTACTGAAATCAGCTTGTATACTCAGCGGCGCTCGGTCGGTCACAGGGATCGAACGGGCGCCAGTCGTGGCAGACCGCGTCCATGATGAACATGGCCGGTGAGCTTCAGGAGTGCTCAAGTGAGCGAAATGTCTCCAGCGGATACTCGGGTTTTCCTCTTCCACAGCGCGAACGCGGCGGCCGATGCCAGCGGCGCGATGGACAAGGTGAACGCCTGGCTCGGAAAGGACCGCAGCAACTCGGCCTATCCGAACCTCAAGATCACCGACATCACGGTGACCTCTGACGGAACAGGCGGCGTCTACACACTCGTCGTGTGCAATCTCGGCGCCAGCAAGCCGCGCGAGGATTTCTAGTTCGGAATCTCCCCGAATGAACCAGGCGGGCCAGGCGACACGCGTCGCCGGGCCCGCGTGCGTTTTGGCCCCGAGACCCGATGTCTAGACTTCCCGGCATTCGCTCTCAGAATCTGGCTCCCCCAACCGACGAGCATTGCCTCCGGGTTCCCGAACAATGACGCACAGGATTGTTCGGTTCGCAGGCGGATCCTCCAGTGCATAGCAGGCAGCATGCGGCACACGGCATGCAGAGACACCGTGCGCCTGTACGCCAGACAGGTCGACACTGGCGCACTTCCCACATGAGAAGCCGAATCGAGCCGAGTGCTCAGTTACACTTTGTAAGTTCCCGGGTTCCCACGCGGAATCGGGATTCGGAAATCCTTCAACCGCGGCGCCACGCAGAAAGTTCACATGACCGATACAAACACCACGCTCGACAAGGAATCCGTCCTCGAGCTGTTGAAGACCGTCGACGAGCCGGAGTTGGGCCAGAGCCTGGTGGAGCTCAAGATGGTGAAAGATGTGATCGTCGATGGCGGCAACGTGACCGTATTCATCGAGCTCCCAACACCTGCTTCGACCTCGAAACCGAAGATCCAGGAGGATGTCACCGAGCGGCTCACCCAGAACGGAGCCACCACAGTCGACATCGAATGGAGCGCCAAGGTTCGTTCCAGCGGTGGCGGCCGCATGGACGCGCAGCCCATCAAGGGCGTGAAAAACGCCGTTGCCGTCGCGTCTGGCAAGGGTGGTGTCGGCAAATCGACCGTGGCGGTGAATATTGCTGTCGCGCTGGCGCGTACCGGCGCGAAGGTCGGGTTGCTGGACGCCGACGTCTACGGTCCAAGCATCCCGCTCATGATGGGCACGCACGACCGCCCGATCATGAAAGACAACCGCATTCTCCCAATCGAGGCCCATGGCGTGAAGCTGATGAGCATCGGCTTCATTCTCGACCCAGAAAAGGCGCTCATTTGGCGCGGGCCGCTGGTGGCGCAGTTGATCACCCAGTTCCTGAACGATGTCGACTGGGGCGATCTCGACTATCTCATCATCGACCTGCCGCCCGGCACCGGTGACGCGCAGCTCACCCTCGTCCAGCGCATTCCCATTTCGGGCGCGGTCATCGTCACCACCCCGCAGGACGTCGCGCTGGCGGATGCGCTCAAGGGTCTCAAGATGTTCGAGGAGGTCAAGACGCCGATCCTGGGCATTGTCGAGAACATGAGCGGCTTCGTCTGCCCGGTGTGTGGCACCAACCACGATATCTTCGACACTGGGGGAGGCGAGCGCATTGCCCGGGAGCACAATGTCGAGCTGTTGGGCAAGATTCCGCTGGAACCGCTCGTGCGCGCCGGGGGAGACACTGGCAGCCCGATCGTGGTGGCCAATCCGGACACCGCCACCGCCAAAGCCTTCGATCAGGCGGCGGCGCGTGTCGCCACTCGCCTGGCAATCGACGCCACGAAGAAGCCACGAAAACCGACGATCATGCTGAAGACGGTGTAGACAGCATCGATTGCGTATACCACAGCTGAGCAGCATGGCAGTGCCGTTGGTCAGAGCGACCAGCGGCACAGCCATCTTGCTCGAAATGCGGCTCACGCGGCGTCCTCGAAGCTGGTCAATGTCGGGAGGGCTCGAGCGAACACGGTAGCCTCTCCCTGCGAACGTCCTCGGGCTCGTCCCAAATACCACGTTCGGTGCATTCAAGAACAAGCGCCAGCAGTGTTTACTTGGTGTGTACGAAGCAACGTATCGCCAGGTCGC is part of the Thermomicrobiales bacterium genome and encodes:
- a CDS encoding ArgE/DapE family deacylase gives rise to the protein MSTESRSENARQTLFEAIDQRTDELIEVVAELVKRPSELGHEALVQEYVADHLRGSADEVEVWDLDASIYAQPNAGNSGVPFPGRPNVTGKIAGAGGGKSMILNGHIDVVSAEPVDQWSHDPWGAEIVGDKMFGRGAFDMKSGVAANLFLPRLLKDTGIRLKGDLTIHSVIEEECTGNGSLAASLRDRADGALVTESVGRRSPIGHLGVIWFRIGIQGRSAHAGWATLGVNAIVKAVPIIQALHQLDADLNLNVHPLYEGIDHPINLNIGTIRAGDWPSTVPGYCEIRCRVSFFPDMSRDEMHRTIETTIAAACAGDAWLEEHPPVVTYDGFDTNGCAIDVDDPFIRALENASLDATDFPLEPRMTTAVNDMRYYIFQGVPSTCYGAEGGNAHAVDEWLDLPSMPRLARTMASFLVDWCGVA
- the apbC gene encoding iron-sulfur cluster carrier protein ApbC encodes the protein MTDTNTTLDKESVLELLKTVDEPELGQSLVELKMVKDVIVDGGNVTVFIELPTPASTSKPKIQEDVTERLTQNGATTVDIEWSAKVRSSGGGRMDAQPIKGVKNAVAVASGKGGVGKSTVAVNIAVALARTGAKVGLLDADVYGPSIPLMMGTHDRPIMKDNRILPIEAHGVKLMSIGFILDPEKALIWRGPLVAQLITQFLNDVDWGDLDYLIIDLPPGTGDAQLTLVQRIPISGAVIVTTPQDVALADALKGLKMFEEVKTPILGIVENMSGFVCPVCGTNHDIFDTGGGERIAREHNVELLGKIPLEPLVRAGGDTGSPIVVANPDTATAKAFDQAAARVATRLAIDATKKPRKPTIMLKTV